A stretch of [Clostridium] scindens DNA encodes these proteins:
- a CDS encoding ABC transporter permease subunit yields MRQLSAFLRKEGMEFIRTGKIWILLIIFILFGIMNPAIAKLTPWMVETMSDSLAESGMVLTEVKVNAMTSWNQFYKNISMALIIFALMLSGILTTEYQKGTLVNMLTKGLVRWKVVGAKAIASIGLWTVCYWLCYGITYGYNMYFWDNSIASHVAFAALCVYLLGIWVMLLILLISTLLKSASGVLAVTGVAVIASYVAGMFGKIGEYLPIRLLSAGNLLAGSMSPEDFWKAIAVALASGVAFFILSVACFNRKNIG; encoded by the coding sequence ATGAGGCAGTTAAGCGCATTTCTAAGAAAAGAAGGAATGGAGTTCATCCGTACGGGTAAGATCTGGATTCTTCTGATCATATTCATATTGTTTGGCATCATGAATCCGGCAATCGCCAAATTGACGCCCTGGATGGTAGAGACGATGTCAGACAGCCTTGCAGAGTCGGGGATGGTGCTGACGGAGGTTAAGGTCAATGCCATGACTTCCTGGAACCAGTTCTACAAAAATATATCCATGGCGCTGATCATCTTTGCTCTGATGCTCAGCGGGATCCTGACAACGGAATACCAGAAGGGCACCTTGGTAAATATGCTGACCAAAGGCCTGGTCAGGTGGAAGGTAGTGGGGGCAAAAGCCATCGCGTCTATCGGTCTGTGGACAGTCTGCTATTGGCTGTGCTATGGCATCACATACGGATATAATATGTATTTCTGGGATAATAGCATCGCCTCGCATGTTGCCTTTGCGGCCTTGTGCGTCTATCTGCTGGGAATCTGGGTCATGCTCCTGATCCTGCTGATATCCACGCTGCTTAAATCCGCTTCAGGGGTGCTGGCAGTGACGGGCGTAGCAGTCATTGCCAGTTATGTGGCCGGAATGTTCGGAAAGATTGGGGAATATCTGCCGATACGGCTGCTCTCTGCTGGTAATCTGCTGGCGGGCAGCATGTCACCTGAGGATTTCTGGAAGGCGATAGCGGTGGCCCTGGCATCTGGCGTGGCGTTCTTTATATTGTCAGTGGCGTGCTTTAATAGAAAGAATATTGGATAG
- a CDS encoding PLDc N-terminal domain-containing protein → MNIKDMLPFLIPLVIVELILVIITLRHIFTHQHYKRGTRAFWVVMTIVGIQFWGPILYFLLGKEDA, encoded by the coding sequence ATGAATATAAAAGATATGCTGCCATTTTTGATACCATTGGTCATTGTAGAGCTGATTCTTGTGATTATCACGCTTCGGCACATCTTCACGCACCAGCACTATAAGAGGGGGACCCGCGCGTTCTGGGTAGTGATGACCATCGTGGGGATACAGTTTTGGGGACCGATTCTTTATTTTCTGCTGGGAAAGGAAGATGCTTAG
- a CDS encoding DUF6323 family protein, translating to MEEWFELMTLEASRQELKRVLECNQETSKYGLCLTEKEARELMACRKETLRESRRVEFAAGILPELIKEFCDSQFIQSGEYVDTLARLQEIFYLYKNESMDELTDGELLEIMKENFEQICYGDLEYLETTCLERFAAAVRAGYETEFQKKERDEYTLKKSGNEYEEFSEETRWEFELYRIKLEESE from the coding sequence ATGGAGGAATGGTTTGAACTTATGACTTTGGAAGCAAGCAGGCAGGAACTAAAGCGCGTGCTTGAATGCAACCAGGAGACGTCGAAGTACGGGCTTTGCCTGACGGAGAAAGAAGCAAGGGAACTGATGGCCTGCCGGAAGGAGACGCTAAGGGAGAGCAGGAGAGTAGAATTCGCAGCCGGAATACTCCCGGAACTGATCAAGGAGTTCTGCGATTCCCAGTTCATCCAGAGCGGGGAGTATGTGGACACTCTGGCAAGGCTTCAGGAGATATTCTATCTGTATAAGAATGAATCCATGGACGAATTGACAGATGGGGAACTGCTGGAGATTATGAAAGAGAACTTTGAACAGATCTGCTACGGAGATCTGGAATACCTGGAGACAACCTGTCTGGAACGGTTCGCGGCTGCAGTCCGGGCCGGATATGAGACGGAATTCCAGAAGAAGGAGAGGGATGAGTATACGCTTAAGAAGAGCGGGAATGAGTATGAGGAATTCTCGGAAGAGACCAGATGGGAATTTGAACTGTATAGGATAAAATTGGAAGAGTCGGAATAG
- a CDS encoding M18 family aminopeptidase, producing MDVNMTGNTEENTQREQNLKTAGQLFSFIQASPSPFHAVANMKRELDAHGYAQLLEGEEWRLEEEGKYYVIRNGSALIAFRIPKRDFSGFQIMASHSDSPSFKIKENPEMDVEGHYVKLNVEKYGGMLCAPWFDRPLSVAGRVIVKDGSRLVTRLVNIDRDLCMIPNLAIHMNREANEGYKYNVQKDMLPLYGGGGSGGMFMEDIARAAGVAQEDMIGSDLFLYNRMEGSIWGAQEEFISIGRLDDLQCAFASLQAFLEADGGESIPVHCVYDNEEVGSGTKQGAGSTFLLDTLLRINEGLGRSPGQYRQALASSFMLSADNAHGVHPNYPEKACPTNRPYLNEGIVIKYSANQKYTTDGMAAAVFTQICERAGVPVQKFLNRSDILGGSTLGNISGTQVALNSVDIGLAQLAMHSPYETGGIKDTDYLIAAAKEFFRASVVEIGSGEYRVKE from the coding sequence ATGGATGTAAATATGACAGGAAATACGGAAGAAAATACGCAAAGAGAGCAAAATCTGAAAACTGCGGGACAACTGTTTTCCTTTATACAGGCAAGTCCCAGCCCTTTCCATGCGGTTGCGAATATGAAGAGGGAATTGGACGCGCACGGATATGCCCAGCTTCTGGAAGGGGAAGAGTGGAGGCTGGAAGAAGAGGGGAAATATTATGTCATCCGGAACGGGTCGGCATTGATCGCGTTTCGAATTCCGAAACGGGATTTCTCAGGATTCCAGATTATGGCCAGCCACAGTGATTCTCCAAGCTTCAAGATCAAGGAAAACCCGGAGATGGATGTGGAAGGGCATTACGTGAAGCTGAACGTGGAAAAGTATGGAGGGATGCTGTGCGCGCCTTGGTTTGACAGGCCGCTGTCCGTGGCGGGCAGAGTCATTGTAAAGGACGGAAGCCGCCTCGTGACAAGGCTGGTGAATATAGACCGGGACTTGTGCATGATTCCGAATCTGGCGATCCATATGAACCGGGAGGCCAACGAAGGCTACAAATACAACGTCCAGAAAGACATGCTGCCGCTGTATGGAGGCGGAGGATCCGGGGGAATGTTCATGGAGGACATTGCCCGGGCAGCAGGCGTGGCACAGGAGGATATGATAGGAAGCGATCTATTTTTATATAACCGGATGGAAGGAAGCATCTGGGGAGCGCAGGAAGAATTCATTTCCATCGGAAGGCTGGATGACTTACAGTGTGCCTTTGCATCCCTCCAGGCCTTCCTGGAGGCGGATGGCGGAGAAAGCATTCCGGTACACTGTGTCTATGACAATGAAGAGGTGGGGAGCGGTACGAAACAAGGCGCTGGCTCTACGTTCCTTCTGGATACGCTGCTGCGGATCAATGAAGGGCTTGGGCGAAGCCCGGGCCAGTACCGCCAGGCGCTGGCATCCAGCTTCATGCTGTCTGCGGACAATGCTCATGGCGTACATCCCAATTATCCAGAGAAGGCCTGCCCGACGAATCGGCCTTATCTGAATGAAGGAATCGTGATAAAATACAGCGCGAACCAGAAGTATACCACGGATGGGATGGCTGCGGCAGTATTTACGCAGATTTGCGAAAGAGCCGGCGTTCCCGTGCAGAAGTTCCTCAACCGTTCGGATATTCTGGGAGGCTCTACCTTGGGCAATATCTCAGGAACCCAGGTAGCGCTGAATTCAGTGGACATCGGACTGGCCCAGCTTGCCATGCATTCACCGTATGAGACGGGCGGCATAAAAGATACGGATTATCTGATCGCGGCGGCAAAGGAGTTCTTCCGGGCATCGGTGGTGGAAATAGGCAGCGGAGAATACCGGGTGAAGGAGTAA
- the carB gene encoding carbamoyl-phosphate synthase large subunit, which yields MPKRTDIHKVLIIGSGPIIIGQACEFDYSGTQACKALRKLGYEIVLVNSNPATIMTDPETADVTYIEPLNVERLEQIIAKERPDALLPNLGGQSGLNLCSELAKAGILEKYNVQVIGVQVDAIERGEDRIEFKKSMDALGIEMARSEVAYTVEEALAIADDLGYPVVLRPAYTMGGAGGGLVYNKDELKTVCARGLQASLVGQVLVEESILGWEELELEIVRDADNNMITVCFIENIDPLGVHTGDSFCSAPMLTISEECQKRLQEQAYKIVESVQVIGGTNVQFAHDPVSDRIVVIEINPRTSRSSALASKATGFPIALVSAMLATGLTLKDIPCGKYGTLDKYVPDGDYVVIKFARWAFEKFKGVEDKLGTQMRAVGEVMSIGKTYKEAFQKAIRSLETGRYGLGYAKDYNAKTKDQLLQMLITPSSDRHFIMYEALRKGATVEEIFEITKVKTYFIQQMKELVEEEEALAAGKGSLPSDEMLTAAKKDGFSDKYLSQILEIPEDDIRNRRLALGVEEAWEGVHVSGTPDSAYYYSTYNAPDKNPVSTDKPKIMILGGGPNRIGQGIEFDYCCVHASLALKKLGFETIIVNCNPETVSTDYDTSDKLYFEPLTLEDVLSIYNKEKPLGVIAQFGGQTPLNLASELEKNGVRILGTSPSVIDLAEDRDLFREMMEKLEIPMPESGMATTVEEALAIAREIGYPVMVRPSYVLGGRGMEVVYDDESMEGYMKAAVGVTPDRPILIDRFLNHALECEADAISDGTHAFVPAVMEHIELAGVHSGDSACIIPSVHISEENVRTIKEYTRKIAEEMHVKGLMNMQYAIENGKVYVLEANPRASRTVPLVSKVCNIRMVPLATDIITSDITGRPSPVPELKEQVIPYFGVKEAVFPFNMFQEVDPVLGPEMRSTGEVLGLSPSYGEAFYKAQEAAQSKLPLNGTVLISVNRKDKAEVVEIARSFAEDGFKIVATGTTCDLIREAGIEAEKVKKLYEGRPNILDMITNGKIDLIVNSPVGKDSVHDDSYLRKAAIKGKIPYMTTIAAARATAKGIRYVKEHGNGDVKSLQQLHSEIGFVE from the coding sequence ATGCCAAAGAGAACAGATATTCACAAAGTACTTATTATCGGCTCTGGACCGATCATCATCGGACAGGCCTGCGAATTCGACTATTCGGGTACCCAAGCCTGCAAAGCGCTGCGCAAGCTGGGTTATGAGATCGTGCTGGTCAATTCCAATCCAGCTACCATCATGACCGACCCGGAGACAGCGGATGTCACTTATATAGAGCCATTAAATGTAGAGAGGCTTGAGCAGATCATCGCCAAAGAGCGCCCGGATGCGCTTCTTCCAAACCTGGGAGGACAGTCTGGGCTGAATCTTTGTTCAGAACTTGCAAAGGCAGGCATTCTGGAAAAGTACAACGTACAGGTTATCGGCGTACAGGTGGATGCCATCGAGCGCGGCGAGGACCGTATTGAATTCAAGAAGTCCATGGATGCCCTTGGCATCGAGATGGCCAGAAGCGAAGTTGCCTACACGGTAGAAGAAGCGCTGGCGATCGCTGATGACCTTGGCTATCCTGTCGTGCTTCGACCAGCCTACACCATGGGCGGCGCAGGCGGCGGCCTGGTTTATAATAAGGATGAGTTAAAGACGGTATGCGCAAGAGGCCTTCAGGCCAGTCTTGTGGGACAGGTCCTGGTAGAAGAATCCATCCTGGGCTGGGAAGAACTTGAACTTGAGATCGTCCGCGATGCCGACAACAATATGATTACCGTGTGCTTCATCGAGAATATCGACCCCCTGGGCGTACACACCGGAGATTCTTTCTGTTCTGCTCCGATGCTTACTATTTCAGAGGAATGCCAGAAGCGTCTGCAGGAACAGGCTTACAAGATTGTAGAGTCCGTACAGGTTATCGGCGGCACCAACGTACAGTTCGCCCACGATCCTGTCAGCGACCGTATCGTCGTCATCGAGATCAACCCGAGAACTTCCCGTTCTTCCGCATTGGCTTCCAAGGCTACCGGATTCCCGATCGCCCTGGTATCCGCCATGCTGGCAACCGGCCTTACGCTTAAGGATATCCCTTGCGGCAAGTATGGAACCTTGGACAAATATGTACCGGATGGGGATTATGTCGTAATCAAGTTCGCCCGCTGGGCGTTTGAGAAGTTCAAAGGCGTAGAAGATAAGCTTGGCACCCAGATGCGCGCAGTTGGCGAAGTCATGAGTATTGGAAAGACTTACAAAGAGGCCTTCCAGAAGGCTATCCGAAGCCTTGAGACCGGCCGTTATGGCCTGGGTTACGCCAAGGATTATAACGCGAAGACTAAGGATCAGCTTCTCCAGATGCTGATCACTCCGTCCAGCGACCGTCACTTCATCATGTATGAAGCGCTCCGCAAGGGAGCGACCGTGGAGGAGATCTTCGAGATCACCAAGGTTAAGACTTACTTTATCCAGCAGATGAAAGAACTGGTGGAGGAAGAAGAAGCGCTTGCAGCCGGAAAAGGAAGCCTCCCATCCGACGAGATGCTGACCGCGGCGAAGAAAGATGGCTTCTCAGATAAATATCTAAGCCAGATCCTGGAGATTCCGGAAGACGATATCCGCAACCGCCGCCTAGCACTTGGCGTGGAGGAAGCATGGGAAGGCGTGCACGTAAGCGGAACGCCTGACAGCGCTTACTACTACTCTACCTATAATGCGCCAGACAAGAATCCGGTAAGTACAGACAAGCCAAAGATCATGATTCTCGGCGGAGGCCCGAACCGTATCGGGCAGGGCATCGAGTTTGACTACTGCTGCGTACACGCTTCGCTGGCTCTTAAGAAGCTGGGATTCGAGACGATTATCGTCAACTGCAATCCAGAGACGGTTTCCACCGACTACGATACTTCTGACAAGCTGTATTTCGAGCCTCTGACTCTGGAAGACGTGCTAAGCATTTATAATAAGGAAAAGCCGCTTGGCGTTATCGCCCAGTTCGGCGGACAGACTCCTCTGAACCTTGCATCCGAGCTTGAGAAGAATGGCGTCAGGATTCTGGGAACCTCGCCATCTGTCATCGACCTGGCAGAAGACCGCGACCTGTTCCGCGAGATGATGGAAAAATTAGAGATTCCTATGCCGGAATCTGGTATGGCAACCACCGTTGAAGAAGCGCTGGCTATCGCCAGAGAGATTGGCTATCCGGTTATGGTCCGCCCATCTTACGTTCTTGGCGGCCGCGGCATGGAAGTGGTCTATGATGACGAAAGCATGGAAGGATACATGAAGGCTGCCGTTGGCGTAACGCCTGACCGTCCGATCCTGATCGACCGGTTCCTGAACCACGCCCTCGAGTGTGAAGCAGACGCGATCAGCGACGGAACCCACGCATTCGTTCCAGCGGTTATGGAGCATATCGAGCTTGCCGGCGTACATTCCGGAGACTCCGCCTGCATCATCCCGTCCGTACATATTTCTGAAGAAAATGTAAGGACCATCAAGGAATATACAAGAAAGATCGCAGAAGAAATGCATGTCAAGGGCCTGATGAACATGCAGTATGCCATCGAGAATGGCAAAGTATACGTGCTGGAGGCCAATCCACGCGCATCCCGTACGGTACCGCTGGTATCCAAGGTCTGCAACATCCGCATGGTGCCTCTGGCAACAGACATCATCACTTCCGACATCACAGGACGCCCATCGCCGGTACCGGAATTAAAAGAACAGGTAATTCCTTACTTCGGCGTCAAGGAAGCCGTATTCCCGTTCAACATGTTCCAGGAAGTCGACCCGGTATTAGGGCCTGAGATGCGTTCCACCGGAGAAGTCCTGGGCCTGTCTCCATCCTATGGAGAAGCCTTCTATAAGGCACAGGAAGCCGCCCAGTCCAAACTGCCTCTTAACGGTACGGTACTGATCTCCGTAAACCGCAAGGACAAGGCAGAGGTCGTTGAGATTGCCAGAAGCTTCGCCGAAGATGGATTCAAGATCGTAGCTACAGGAACTACCTGTGATCTGATCCGCGAAGCGGGAATCGAGGCCGAGAAGGTAAAGAAACTCTACGAAGGCCGTCCGAATATCCTGGATATGATCACCAACGGCAAGATCGACCTGATCGTAAACTCTCCGGTAGGCAAGGACAGCGTCCACGATGACAGTTACCTGCGCAAGGCTGCCATCAAAGGCAAGATTCCTTACATGACCACCATCGCGGCTGCAAGGGCAACTGCTAAGGGAATCCGCTACGTGAAAGAGCATGGCAACGGAGATGTAAAATCATTGCAGCAATTGCACAGCGAGATCGGTTTTGTAGAATAA
- a CDS encoding ABC transporter ATP-binding protein codes for MDMLTLSHVSKRFGANQVIDDLNFKVPAHSIYGFIGQNGAGKTTTMKMILGLLKADSGDILVNGEKVCYGQNRTNRYIGYLPDVPEFYSYMTPMEYLALCGEITGMQKTLIRKRSMELLELVGLEKSDKRIQGFSRGMKQRLGIAQALLNSPKLLICDEPTSALDPLGRKEILDILLAVREHTTVVFSTHILSDVEKTCDEIGLLHEGKVALQGTIEEIRQIRKSDGFEVEFRNPADSEKALRLWAGGERKGKNLIFFAKQDEKDMASAMQGMSKSGIYPLRMEMREPTLEALFMEVVGR; via the coding sequence ATGGATATGCTGACATTATCCCATGTATCCAAGCGCTTTGGCGCAAATCAGGTGATCGATGACTTGAACTTTAAGGTTCCGGCACATTCGATCTATGGGTTTATCGGACAGAATGGGGCAGGAAAGACGACTACGATGAAGATGATATTGGGGCTTCTTAAGGCAGATTCCGGAGACATCCTTGTAAATGGCGAGAAGGTCTGCTATGGGCAGAATAGGACGAACCGCTATATTGGCTATCTTCCGGATGTGCCGGAGTTCTATTCTTACATGACGCCGATGGAGTACCTGGCATTGTGCGGCGAGATTACGGGAATGCAGAAAACACTGATCCGCAAACGGTCTATGGAACTCCTGGAACTAGTAGGACTTGAGAAGTCTGACAAGAGAATCCAGGGATTCTCAAGAGGGATGAAGCAAAGGCTGGGCATCGCACAGGCCCTCCTTAACAGTCCGAAACTTCTGATCTGCGATGAGCCTACGTCCGCCTTGGATCCGCTGGGAAGAAAAGAGATACTGGATATCCTTCTGGCGGTAAGGGAACATACGACCGTCGTGTTCTCTACGCACATTCTCTCTGATGTAGAGAAGACTTGTGATGAGATTGGCCTGCTCCATGAAGGAAAGGTTGCTCTTCAAGGTACTATAGAAGAGATCCGGCAGATTCGGAAAAGCGACGGATTCGAAGTAGAGTTCAGGAATCCGGCGGATTCAGAAAAAGCCCTCCGGTTATGGGCAGGAGGCGAGCGCAAGGGGAAGAATCTGATTTTCTTTGCAAAGCAGGATGAGAAAGATATGGCATCCGCCATGCAGGGCATGTCAAAGTCCGGAATCTATCCGCTTCGCATGGAAATGCGGGAACCTACGCTGGAAGCGTTGTTTATGGAGGTGGTAGGAAGATGA
- a CDS encoding helix-turn-helix domain-containing protein has product MDTLNLAENLIRLRREKEVTQEEVASFIGVTKASVSKWETKQSLPDILLLPVLASYYGVTVDELLGYKPQLGKEQIQKIYHDLAAEFAEKPFEEVMDASRKLVKKYYSCYSFLLQISILWLNHYTFAEDPKSQMGILDETVELCTHIIENCKDISICNDATVLKAIMDLQRGRPQEALDLVEDMLSPYRLASQSSGILIQAYQMVGDMDKAVSYTQISMFLHLLSLVEGATQYIAFRAQDKESCEETIRRMDGLIELFQLERLHQNIAAVYHYQVAVYQCQQEDIEGVFARLKRFVEIICDLLDHEAALHGDGYFNRLEEWFEGLDLGKQMVRDKKLVLDNACQALENPVFSPLIEDKRLVRLKRVLTEKRETL; this is encoded by the coding sequence ATGGATACATTGAATTTGGCGGAGAACCTGATCCGCTTGCGCCGGGAGAAAGAAGTCACCCAGGAAGAAGTGGCTAGCTTCATTGGCGTTACCAAAGCGTCGGTTTCCAAGTGGGAGACGAAGCAAAGCCTTCCGGACATTCTGCTGCTACCGGTGCTTGCGTCCTATTACGGCGTGACGGTAGACGAACTGCTGGGCTATAAGCCTCAGCTGGGGAAGGAACAGATTCAGAAGATCTATCATGATCTGGCGGCAGAATTTGCGGAAAAGCCCTTTGAAGAGGTGATGGACGCAAGCAGGAAACTGGTTAAAAAGTATTACTCCTGCTATTCCTTCCTCTTGCAGATCAGTATTCTGTGGCTGAACCATTATACATTTGCCGAAGATCCAAAGAGTCAGATGGGGATTCTGGATGAGACGGTGGAACTGTGCACGCACATCATAGAGAACTGCAAGGATATCAGCATCTGTAATGACGCGACGGTACTCAAAGCGATCATGGACCTGCAGCGCGGAAGGCCTCAGGAAGCATTGGACTTAGTGGAGGATATGCTGAGTCCCTACCGGCTTGCCAGCCAGAGCAGCGGAATTCTTATCCAGGCCTATCAGATGGTGGGAGATATGGATAAGGCGGTCAGTTATACGCAGATCAGCATGTTCCTCCATCTGCTGTCCCTGGTAGAAGGAGCGACGCAGTATATTGCGTTTCGTGCGCAGGATAAAGAGTCCTGCGAGGAGACGATACGCAGAATGGATGGACTGATAGAATTATTCCAATTAGAAAGGCTGCATCAGAATATAGCGGCAGTCTATCACTACCAGGTGGCAGTCTATCAGTGCCAGCAGGAGGATATAGAGGGCGTGTTCGCAAGACTTAAAAGGTTCGTGGAGATTATCTGCGATCTGCTGGATCATGAGGCAGCCTTGCATGGAGACGGTTATTTTAACCGGCTGGAAGAATGGTTTGAGGGACTGGATCTTGGAAAGCAGATGGTCAGAGATAAGAAGCTGGTCTTAGACAACGCTTGCCAGGCCCTGGAGAACCCGGTATTTTCTCCGCTTATAGAAGATAAGCGTCTGGTAAGATTGAAAAGAGTATTGACGGAAAAGAGGGAGACATTATGA
- the fliB gene encoding flagellin lysine-N-methylase, whose product MLYTIPDYYQNFKCTADECEDTCCAGWQIAIDRKSLVRYGKVSGKFRRRLNRSIRWLEGTFKQGEGGRCAFLNEENLCDLYSALGKESLCRTCRLYPRHIEEFEGVREVTLSISCPEVARILLKKEEPARFLEYEKEGEEAYEDFDLLVYSKLAEGREVLLNILRDRELGLDLRTGLVLALAHDMQVRLKKGEVFSCDQVFERYQKEKAREFIRLKLMESGDNIEERYAFSRQMFQNLYQLELLREDWESHLRESEYLLYGSMDDSQDSRDAYGKMHQDFAAWLTANMPEWEIQCEQLLVYFIYTYFCGAVYDGRAYAKIQMAVVSVMLIYEMLAARWRKNEKQLDFEDVVEIVYRYSREVEHSDQNLEAMEQMMEEQLVPWFSKERCKERIEGKEGKIWM is encoded by the coding sequence ATGCTGTATACAATACCTGACTATTATCAGAATTTCAAATGCACGGCCGATGAGTGCGAGGACACCTGCTGCGCCGGATGGCAGATTGCCATCGACAGGAAATCCCTGGTCCGCTATGGAAAGGTGTCCGGGAAGTTTCGAAGAAGGCTTAATCGTTCCATCCGGTGGCTGGAAGGAACCTTTAAGCAGGGCGAGGGCGGAAGATGTGCCTTTCTGAATGAAGAGAATTTGTGCGATCTGTATTCTGCCCTTGGCAAAGAGAGCCTTTGCAGGACTTGCAGGCTGTATCCGAGGCATATCGAGGAGTTCGAAGGCGTGCGGGAAGTCACGCTGTCCATCTCCTGCCCGGAGGTGGCGAGAATCCTGCTTAAAAAAGAAGAACCGGCAAGGTTCCTGGAATACGAGAAGGAAGGCGAAGAAGCGTATGAAGATTTTGATCTGCTTGTGTATTCCAAACTGGCGGAGGGACGGGAGGTCTTGCTCAATATCCTAAGGGACCGGGAACTTGGGCTTGATTTGCGGACTGGGCTTGTGCTGGCGCTGGCCCATGATATGCAGGTGAGGCTTAAAAAGGGAGAAGTGTTTTCCTGCGACCAGGTCTTTGAACGCTACCAGAAAGAAAAAGCCAGGGAATTTATCAGACTGAAACTTATGGAGTCGGGAGACAATATAGAAGAAAGATATGCGTTTTCCAGGCAAATGTTCCAGAACCTGTACCAGCTGGAATTACTCCGGGAAGACTGGGAGTCTCATCTGCGCGAGTCGGAGTACCTGCTGTATGGAAGCATGGATGACAGTCAGGATAGCCGGGACGCCTATGGGAAGATGCACCAGGATTTCGCCGCATGGCTTACGGCCAATATGCCGGAATGGGAAATCCAGTGCGAGCAGCTGCTGGTATATTTTATCTATACGTATTTCTGCGGGGCCGTCTATGACGGGAGAGCCTACGCGAAGATCCAGATGGCTGTGGTCAGCGTTATGCTGATCTACGAGATGCTGGCGGCAAGGTGGAGGAAGAATGAGAAGCAGCTGGACTTTGAGGATGTGGTGGAGATTGTCTACCGCTATTCCAGGGAAGTGGAGCATTCAGACCAGAATCTGGAGGCAATGGAGCAAATGATGGAAGAACAATTGGTCCCATGGTTTTCAAAGGAGAGATGCAAGGAAAGGATTGAGGGAAAGGAAGGAAAGATATGGATGTAA
- a CDS encoding DUF6465 family protein has product MSKRIDKKRMKRQAEITSAPRDIKAPAAKEAENIDFYIQYQGQEYLEREIIERIKEKCKVEGALTSGNEKLSVYLKPEEQKAYYTCGSLSGDIDI; this is encoded by the coding sequence ATGAGTAAAAGAATCGACAAGAAGAGAATGAAGAGACAGGCGGAAATCACATCTGCACCGCGCGATATAAAGGCGCCGGCGGCAAAAGAGGCAGAGAATATAGACTTCTACATCCAGTATCAGGGCCAGGAGTACCTGGAGAGGGAGATTATAGAGCGAATCAAGGAAAAATGCAAGGTAGAGGGGGCTTTGACTTCAGGAAATGAAAAGTTATCTGTCTACCTGAAGCCGGAAGAACAGAAAGCGTACTATACGTGCGGCAGTTTAAGCGGGGATATAGATATCTAA
- a CDS encoding MarR family winged helix-turn-helix transcriptional regulator — MKKENSVTYERMGTSLDWIKKLIFAGVFIQENKLHAIFDRYNEMSSKQWLLMAVSASFDAPPDLTTLAGAMGCSRQNVKKLAVNLEKAGYIKLVKSDADARALCVKMTEKGMKFAEYMADVTDDVHAAMFGEFTEEEIRKYYQLSIKLMHGIDHLESYFQNQRKGEADV; from the coding sequence ATGAAAAAAGAGAATTCAGTTACATATGAGCGGATGGGAACCAGCCTTGACTGGATAAAGAAGCTGATTTTCGCGGGAGTATTTATCCAGGAGAATAAGCTGCACGCCATATTTGACCGCTACAATGAGATGTCCAGCAAGCAGTGGCTTTTGATGGCAGTGTCGGCTTCGTTTGATGCGCCGCCTGACCTGACTACGCTGGCAGGAGCCATGGGATGTTCCCGCCAGAATGTGAAGAAGCTGGCAGTCAATCTTGAGAAGGCCGGATATATCAAACTGGTAAAGTCGGACGCGGATGCCAGGGCGCTTTGCGTTAAGATGACAGAAAAAGGCATGAAGTTCGCGGAATATATGGCGGATGTCACGGATGACGTGCATGCGGCCATGTTCGGTGAATTTACGGAGGAAGAGATCCGCAAGTACTACCAGCTGTCGATAAAGCTGATGCACGGAATCGACCATCTGGAATCGTATTTTCAGAATCAGAGAAAAGGAGAAGCAGACGTATGA